One segment of Ipomoea triloba cultivar NCNSP0323 chromosome 12, ASM357664v1 DNA contains the following:
- the LOC115999527 gene encoding uncharacterized protein LOC115999527: MEAGGKRATSACTVAAAVDGGLVILANDAIHSFLAASTQDTILSQDLRDLASSLSQRACVPYRALRSIWIGSNPSERPELTSLLCGSGFAFSSPEPRKKSEELKARLRKLAEASERKAYEELVKDITPKKRVEEPFSSYKHQLGFGMHVVLMMSAGFLVGYAAFRALFSHSPAMSAAGGILGLVIGMLVETLLFIVRTTSLDQRSTSFVSKAKKTNESLVVAYKGKDMFESKILFKFQPEILMLHLFQLQLKKEQSRVNMKDLKMIICICYVSGTAFVALFRILDLHNLSMFDVGMRS; this comes from the exons ATGGAGGCCGGTGGAAAACGCGCGACATCTGCATGCACCGTCGCTGCAGCGGTGGACGGCGGCCTGGTCATCTTAGCCAACGATGCAATTCATTCATTTCTCGCCGCATCTACCCAGgacactatcctatctcaagACCTGAGAGACCTCGCCTCCTCACTCTCTCAGCGAGCCTGCGTGCCCTACAGAGCTCTGCGATCCATCTGGATTGGATCCAACCCCTCCGAAAGACCCGAACTCACCTCCCTTCTCTGTGGATCCGGATTTGCCTTCTCAAGCCCCGAGCCACGAAAGAAGAGCGAGGAATTGAAGGCTCGATTGCGGAAGCTGGCGGAGGCATCCGAGAGGAAAGCTTATGAGGAATTGGTGAAGGACATAACCCCCAAGAAGAGAGTCGAAGAGCCTTTCTCTTCTTacaagcatcaattaggcttcg GCATGCACGTTGTGCTTATGATGTCCGCTGGCTTTTTGGTTGGATATGCTGCATTCAGGGCTTTGTTTAGTCACAGTCCTGCTATG AGTGCTGCTGGTGGCATCCTTGGACTGGTTATTGGCATGCTTGTAGAAACACTTCTTTTCATTGTTAGAACTACTAGTCTAGATCAAAGATCCACTTCTTTTGTTTCTAAGGCAAAAAAGA CTAATGAATCTTTGGTCGTGGCATACAAGGGAAAGGACATGTTTGAATCTAAAATACTGTTTAAATTTCAACCAGAAATTTTAATGCTTCATCTATTTCAGCTTCAA TTGAAGAAGGAACAGAGTAGAGTGAATATGAAGGATCTAAAGATGATAATTTGCATTTGCTATGTCTCTGGGACTGCTTTTGTTGCATTGTTTCGTATCTTGGATTTACACAATTTGTCAATGTTTGATGTGGGCATGCGGTCTTAA